From Amycolatopsis sp. WQ 127309:
CATGACCGAAACGGCACTCATCCTGATCGACGTCCAGCGCGGGTTCGACGAGCCCGTCTGGGGACCGCGCAACAACCCCGGCGCCGAAGCGAACATCAAGGCCCTGCTCGACGCGTGGCAGGAGCGGCGGCTGCCGGTCGTGCTGGTGCACCACGACTCGACGGGACCGAAGTCGTCGCTGCGGCCCGGCCAGCCGGGCAACGACTTCAAGCCCGAACTCGACGACGCGCGCCCCGACCTGGTGTTCGGCAAGCGGGTCAACTCGGCGTTCATCGGCGACGTCGACCTCGACGCGTGGCTGCGCAAGCGCGGCATCACGAGCTTCGTGCTCGCCGGCATCCAGACGAACTTCTGCTGCGAGACCACCGCGCGGATGGGCGGGAACCTCGGCTACGACGTGACTTTCGCGCTCGACGCGACGTTCACGTTCGACCTGCCGGGCGTGGACGGCGACGTCGTCACCGCCGACGAGCTGTACCGCGTCACGGCGGCGAACCTGCACAACCAGTTCGCCACCGTCAAGTCCACGAAGGACATCCTGGCGGGCCTCAGCTGAGGCCGTGGCGCTCCCGGATGAGCGAGACGATGCCGTCCATGATGTCGGTCAGCTCGTAGTCCTTGGGCGTGAACACCCGCGCGATGCCGCGTTCGGTGAGCAACGCGGCGTCGTCGGGCGGGATGATCCCGCCGACGATCACCGGCACGTCACCCGCGCCCGCGGCCCGCAGGCCGTCGACGACGTGCGGCACGACCTCGAGGTGCGAGCCGGACAGCACCGACAGCCCGACGACGTGCACGCCTTCCTGCACGGCGGCCGCGGTGATCTGCTCGGGCGTCAGCCGGATGCCCTGGTAGACGACTTCGAAGCCGACGTCGCGGGCGCGGACGGCGACCTGCTCGGCGCCGTTGGAGTGGCCGTCGAGCCCCGGCTTGCCGACCAGGATCCGCAGCCGCTCGCCCAGTTCCGCCTCGGTGGCGCGGACGCGGGCGCGCACCCGCTCGATCCCCGGGTCGCCGCCACCCGCGGCGGTCGCGGAAACCCCGGTGGGCGCCCGGTATTCGCCGAACACCTCGCGCAGCGCGCCGGACCACT
This genomic window contains:
- a CDS encoding cysteine hydrolase family protein, with the protein product MTETALILIDVQRGFDEPVWGPRNNPGAEANIKALLDAWQERRLPVVLVHHDSTGPKSSLRPGQPGNDFKPELDDARPDLVFGKRVNSAFIGDVDLDAWLRKRGITSFVLAGIQTNFCCETTARMGGNLGYDVTFALDATFTFDLPGVDGDVVTADELYRVTAANLHNQFATVKSTKDILAGLS